From one Nematostella vectensis chromosome 7, jaNemVect1.1, whole genome shotgun sequence genomic stretch:
- the LOC5520765 gene encoding trace amine-associated receptor 5: MKGTLPNITNASTEGGAVRLFEMEFAWAVFGTVYMAVVLVLTVVGNSAVMVVFMTSDMLRSTVNNHFLLSLAIADVLVGLLVMPCAIEAFRTQTWRCGVFMKDFNAFGNFCFCISSIMHLMLLSVDKYLSIARPLLYPTWMTTRKVYIYCLIAWIYSAFWALLPIIGISSYECFIPYIGECASEDWASNGLNLTFAVSVVTGTYGIALIVMFIVYVLLARIIRDQSKRIDVRIGETNPQEKKASNKSKSSVLRKYKGLMTILLLILTYLVCWSPFCIMLFFEIAKKTKIRGPASMVGMIIGFSNSCCNPIIYWLKYKRFRTAFKRIFKNHVINRLTPGGGGTFYTPSDVSVTAGSITVRRVQNAPEDSDTNTKTK, encoded by the coding sequence ATGAAGGGAACTTTACCAAACATTACGAACGCATCGACGGAAGGCGGGGCTGTTCGTCTATTTGAGATGGAGTTCGCCTGGGCCGTATTTGGCACTGTGTATATGGCTGTCGTACTAGTGCTGACCGTTGTTGGGAACTCCGCTGTGATGGTTGTCTTCATGACAAGCGACATGCTCCGATCTACCGTAAACAATCATTTCTTGCTAAGTCTAGCCATTGCGGATGTACTCGTTGGCTTACTTGTGATGCCGTGCGCAATCGAAGCTTTTCGAACCCAAACGTGGCGATGTGGTGTGTTTATGAAGGACTTTAACGCATTTGGGAACTTCTGTTTCTGTATATCATCCATTATGCACCTGATGCTGCTCTCCGTGGACAAATATCTCTCAATCGCGCGACCGCTTCTTTACCCCACATGGATGACGACTCGTAAAGTGTACATATATTGTCTGATCGCATGGATTTACTCTGCCTTTTGGGCGCTCTTACCCATAATTGGGATTAGTTCCTACGAGTGCTTTATCCCGTATATCGGGGAATGCGCATCGGAGGATTGGGCGTCTAATGGCCTGAACTTGACGTTTGCTGTGTCGGTTGTGACTGGGACGTACGGCATTGCGCTAATAGTCATGTTTATTGTATACGTGTTACTCGCTCGCATCATCCGTGACCAATCGAAACGAATCGATGTCCGTATCGGTGAAACAAACCCTCAAGAAAAGAAGGCAAGCAACAAATCAAAAAGTTCGGTTCTAAGAAAGTATAAAGGGCTAATGACAATTTTGTTGCTGATTTTAACTTATCTCGTCTGTTGGTCGCCATTCTGTATCATGCTGTTTTTTGAGATCGCGAAAAAGACTAAGATCAGAGGACCTGCGTCTATGGTAGGAATGATCATCGGTTTCAGCAACAGCTGCTGCAATCCTATTATTTACTGGCTGAAATACAAGCGATTTCGCACGGCtttcaaaaggatttttaaaaatcaCGTTATCAATCGCTTAACTCCTGGGGGAGGAGGGACCTTCTATACACCGTCTGACGTCTCAGTGACCGCAGGGTCCATCACCGTCAGACGAGTTCAAAATGCCCCTGAAGACAGCGATACCAACACAAAGACGAAGTGA